The proteins below are encoded in one region of Oncorhynchus tshawytscha isolate Ot180627B linkage group LG04, Otsh_v2.0, whole genome shotgun sequence:
- the LOC112248453 gene encoding fibroblast growth factor receptor 1-A-like isoform X3 yields MPQRSGWSSSHRVINSCSAPHRMLAVQSMLVVLAFLAQILPSQARPAIPDEVVSAPPVKIQAELYTLYPGDRLELKCSTESVNWTKDETLVVDGEHTRLRDGQLEIEGVEPADSGLYTCVAFGNHSSYFSVNVTVDILASSEDEEEEDESSSEEAKLSSSQKLLPMAPQWAQPEKMEKKLHAVPASKTVKFRCQASGNPTPTLKWFKNGKEFKRDQRIGGFKVREHMWTIIMESVVPSDKGNYTCVVENQHGSINHTYQLDVVERSPHRPILQAGLPANNTAVVGSDVEFECKVFSDPQPHIQWLKHIEVNGSRVGPDGLPYVRVLKTAGLNTTDKEMEILQLRNVSFDDAGEYTCLAGNSIGLSHHSAWLSVVKAVPPSPPPNQTYLEVLIYCVGFFLIAVMVAVAIILKMRSSSKKSDFSSQLAVHKLAKSIPLRRQVTVSVDSSSSLHSGVMLVRPSRLSSSGSPMLSGVSEYELPQDPRWELPRDRLVLGKPLGEGCFGQVVMGEAVGMDKEKPNRITKVAVKMLKSDATEKDLSDLISEMEMMKIIGKHKNIINLLGACTQDGPLYVIVEYASKGNLREYLRARRPPGMEYCYNPDQVPIENMSIKDLVSCAYQVARGMEYLSSKKVTSGSDSTYISTCIHRDLAARNVLVTEDNVMKIADFGLARDIHHIDYYKKTTNGRLPVKWMAPEALFDRIYTHQSDVWSFGVLLWEIFTLGGSPYPGVPVEELFKLLKEGHRMDKPSTCTHELYMMMRDCWHAVPSHRPTFKQLVEDLDRTLAMTSNQEYLELSVPLDQYSPSYPDTRSSTCSSGEDSVFSHDAGAEEPCLPKFPPHSNGVAIKKR; encoded by the exons TCGTCTCTGCACCACCTGTGAAAATCCAAGCGGAGCTTTACACCCTGTACCCTGGAGACCGACTGGAGCTGAAATGTAGCACTGAGTCAGTCAACTGGACCAAGGATGAGACATTGGTGGTGGATGGGGAGCACACACGTTTACGAGACGGCCAACTGGAGATCGAGGGAGTGGAGCCGGCTGACTCGGGCCTGTACACCTGCGTCGCCTTTGGCAACCACAGCTCCTACTTCTCTGTCAATGTCACAG TTGATATCCTGGCATCCTctgaagatgaagaagaggaggatgagtcTTCCTCAGAGGAGGCAAAGCTGTCTAGCAGTCAAAAGCTTTTGC CAATGGCCCCTCAGTGGGCTCAGCCAGAGAAGATGGAAAAAAAGTTGCATGCTGTCCCAGCCAGTAAGACTGTCAAGTTCCGCTGCCAGGCCAGTGGGAACCCTACCCCAACACTCAAGTGGTTCAAGAACGGCAAGGAGTTCAAGAGGGATCAGCGCATCGGGGGCTTCAAG GTTCGAGAACACATGTGGACCATAATCATGGAGTCTGTAGTGCCATCCGACAAGGGAAACTACACCTGTGTAGTAGAAAACCAACATGGAAGCATTAACCACACTTACCAGCTGGATGTTGTTG AGCGTTCCCCCCACAGACCCATCCTGCAGGCGGGACTGCCAGCCAATAACACTGCGGTGGTGGGCAGTGATGTGGAGTTTGAGTGTAAGGTGTTCAGCGACCCCCAGCCTCACATCCAGTGGCTGAAGCACATCGAGGTCAATGGAAGCCGCGTGGGCCCTGATGGCTTACCCTACGTCCGTGTCCTCAAG ACTGCTGGCCTTAACACCACGGACAAGGAAATGGAAATCCTCCAACTGAGGAATGTGTCTTTTGATGACGCTGGGGAGTATACCTGCTTGGCGGGCAATTCTATCGGGTTATCTCATCACTCTGCATGGTTGTCCGTTGTTAAAG CAGTCCCCCCTTCTCCACCACCCAACCAAACCTACCTGGAAGTGCTGATCTACTGTGTGGGCTTCTTCCTCATTGCTGTCATGGTGGCCGTGGCCATCATCTTAAAGATGCGCAGCTCGTCAAAGAAGAGTGACTTCAGCAGTCAGCTGGCTGTCCACAAGCTGGCTAAAAGCATCCCCCTGCGCAGACAGGTAACA GTGTCAGTGGACTCTAGCTCCTCCCTCCACTCCGGGGTGATGTTGGTGCGGCCCTCCCGCCTCTCATCCAGCGGCTCTCCTATGCTGTCTGGGGTGTCTGAGTACGAGTTGCCCCAGGATCCACGCTGGGAGCTGCCCAGAGACCG ACTGGTGCTGGGGAAACCCTTGGGAGAAGGCTGCTTTGGCCAGGTGGTGATGGGAGAGGCTGTAGGGATGGACAAAGAGAAGCCAAACAGGATCACCAAAGTGGCTGTGAAGATGCTCAAAT CTGATGCTACAGAGAAAGACCTGTCAGATCTGATCTCTGAGATGGAGATGATGAAGATCATTGGGAAGCACAAGAACATCATTAACCTGCTGGGAGCCTGTACCCAGGATG gtcCTCTCTATGTTATTGTGGAGTATGCCTCCAAGGGAAACCTCCGGGAGTACCTGAGAGCTCGGCGTCCACCAGGCATGGAGTACTGCTACAACCCTGACCAGGTGCCCATAGAGAACATGTCTATCAAAGACCTGGTGTCCTGTGCCTACCAGGTGGCCCGCGGCATGGAGTACCTGTCCTCTAAGAAGGTAACATCAGGATCCGACTCTACGTACATCAGCACA TGTATCCACAGAGACCTGGCTGCCCGCAACGTACTGGTGACTGAGGACAATGTGATGAAGATCGCAGACTTTGGCCTGGCCAGAGATATCCACCATATTGATTACTATAAGAAGACCACCAAT GGTCGTTTGCCAGTCAAGTGGATGGCCCCAGAAGCTCTATTTGACCGGATATACACGCACCAAAGTGATGT ATGGTCTTTCGGGGTGCTGCTGTGGGAAATCTTCACACTGGGGGGCTCGCCGTACCCGGGGGTTCCTGTGGAGGAATTGTTCAAGCTGCTGAAGGAGGGCCACCGCATGGACAAGCCCTCCACCTGCACCCATGAACT ATACATGATGATGAGGGACTGCTGGCATGCTGTTCCCTCTCACCGGCCCACGTTCAAACAGCTGGTGGAAGACCTGGACCGCACCCTGGCCATGACGTCCAACCAG gagTACTTGGAGCTGTCTGTGCCTCTGGACCAGTATTCCCCCAGCTACCCTGACACACGCAGCTCCACCTGCTCCTCGGGCGAGGACTCGGTCTTCTCCCACGATGCTGGTGCTGAGGAGCCCTGCCTGCCAAAGTTTCCTCCCCACTCCAACGGGGTGGCCATCAAGAAACGCTGA
- the LOC112248453 gene encoding fibroblast growth factor receptor 1-A-like isoform X2, translated as MPQRSGWSSSHRVINSCSAPHRMLAVQSMLVVLAFLAQILPSQARPAIPDEVVSAPPVKIQAELYTLYPGDRLELKCSTESVNWTKDETLVVDGEHTRLRDGQLEIEGVEPADSGLYTCVAFGNHSSYFSVNVTVDILASSEDEEEEDESSSEEAKLSSSQKLLPMAPQWAQPEKMEKKLHAVPASKTVKFRCQASGNPTPTLKWFKNGKEFKRDQRIGGFKVREHMWTIIMESVVPSDKGNYTCVVENQHGSINHTYQLDVVERSPHRPILQAGLPANNTAVVGSDVEFECKVFSDPQPHIQWLKHIEVNGSRVGPDGLPYVRVLKHSGVNSSDTQVLTLYNVTEEESGEYICKVSNYIGEANQSAWLTVIRHEAQVPPSPPPNQTYLEVLIYCVGFFLIAVMVAVAIILKMRSSSKKSDFSSQLAVHKLAKSIPLRRQVTVSVDSSSSLHSGVMLVRPSRLSSSGSPMLSGVSEYELPQDPRWELPRDRLVLGKPLGEGCFGQVVMGEAVGMDKEKPNRITKVAVKMLKSDATEKDLSDLISEMEMMKIIGKHKNIINLLGACTQDGPLYVIVEYASKGNLREYLRARRPPGMEYCYNPDQVPIENMSIKDLVSCAYQVARGMEYLSSKKVTSGSDSTYISTCIHRDLAARNVLVTEDNVMKIADFGLARDIHHIDYYKKTTNGRLPVKWMAPEALFDRIYTHQSDVWSFGVLLWEIFTLGGSPYPGVPVEELFKLLKEGHRMDKPSTCTHELYMMMRDCWHAVPSHRPTFKQLVEDLDRTLAMTSNQEYLELSVPLDQYSPSYPDTRSSTCSSGEDSVFSHDAGAEEPCLPKFPPHSNGVAIKKR; from the exons TCGTCTCTGCACCACCTGTGAAAATCCAAGCGGAGCTTTACACCCTGTACCCTGGAGACCGACTGGAGCTGAAATGTAGCACTGAGTCAGTCAACTGGACCAAGGATGAGACATTGGTGGTGGATGGGGAGCACACACGTTTACGAGACGGCCAACTGGAGATCGAGGGAGTGGAGCCGGCTGACTCGGGCCTGTACACCTGCGTCGCCTTTGGCAACCACAGCTCCTACTTCTCTGTCAATGTCACAG TTGATATCCTGGCATCCTctgaagatgaagaagaggaggatgagtcTTCCTCAGAGGAGGCAAAGCTGTCTAGCAGTCAAAAGCTTTTGC CAATGGCCCCTCAGTGGGCTCAGCCAGAGAAGATGGAAAAAAAGTTGCATGCTGTCCCAGCCAGTAAGACTGTCAAGTTCCGCTGCCAGGCCAGTGGGAACCCTACCCCAACACTCAAGTGGTTCAAGAACGGCAAGGAGTTCAAGAGGGATCAGCGCATCGGGGGCTTCAAG GTTCGAGAACACATGTGGACCATAATCATGGAGTCTGTAGTGCCATCCGACAAGGGAAACTACACCTGTGTAGTAGAAAACCAACATGGAAGCATTAACCACACTTACCAGCTGGATGTTGTTG AGCGTTCCCCCCACAGACCCATCCTGCAGGCGGGACTGCCAGCCAATAACACTGCGGTGGTGGGCAGTGATGTGGAGTTTGAGTGTAAGGTGTTCAGCGACCCCCAGCCTCACATCCAGTGGCTGAAGCACATCGAGGTCAATGGAAGCCGCGTGGGCCCTGATGGCTTACCCTACGTCCGTGTCCTCAAG CACTCTGGGGTTAATAGCTCGGACACTCAGGTGTTGACCCTCTACAATGTCACTGAGGAGGAGAGCGGGGAGTATATATGTAAAGTGTCCAATTATATAGGCGAGGCCAATCAGTCAGCCTGGCTGACCGTCATCAGGCATGAGGCCCAAG TCCCCCCTTCTCCACCACCCAACCAAACCTACCTGGAAGTGCTGATCTACTGTGTGGGCTTCTTCCTCATTGCTGTCATGGTGGCCGTGGCCATCATCTTAAAGATGCGCAGCTCGTCAAAGAAGAGTGACTTCAGCAGTCAGCTGGCTGTCCACAAGCTGGCTAAAAGCATCCCCCTGCGCAGACAGGTAACA GTGTCAGTGGACTCTAGCTCCTCCCTCCACTCCGGGGTGATGTTGGTGCGGCCCTCCCGCCTCTCATCCAGCGGCTCTCCTATGCTGTCTGGGGTGTCTGAGTACGAGTTGCCCCAGGATCCACGCTGGGAGCTGCCCAGAGACCG ACTGGTGCTGGGGAAACCCTTGGGAGAAGGCTGCTTTGGCCAGGTGGTGATGGGAGAGGCTGTAGGGATGGACAAAGAGAAGCCAAACAGGATCACCAAAGTGGCTGTGAAGATGCTCAAAT CTGATGCTACAGAGAAAGACCTGTCAGATCTGATCTCTGAGATGGAGATGATGAAGATCATTGGGAAGCACAAGAACATCATTAACCTGCTGGGAGCCTGTACCCAGGATG gtcCTCTCTATGTTATTGTGGAGTATGCCTCCAAGGGAAACCTCCGGGAGTACCTGAGAGCTCGGCGTCCACCAGGCATGGAGTACTGCTACAACCCTGACCAGGTGCCCATAGAGAACATGTCTATCAAAGACCTGGTGTCCTGTGCCTACCAGGTGGCCCGCGGCATGGAGTACCTGTCCTCTAAGAAGGTAACATCAGGATCCGACTCTACGTACATCAGCACA TGTATCCACAGAGACCTGGCTGCCCGCAACGTACTGGTGACTGAGGACAATGTGATGAAGATCGCAGACTTTGGCCTGGCCAGAGATATCCACCATATTGATTACTATAAGAAGACCACCAAT GGTCGTTTGCCAGTCAAGTGGATGGCCCCAGAAGCTCTATTTGACCGGATATACACGCACCAAAGTGATGT ATGGTCTTTCGGGGTGCTGCTGTGGGAAATCTTCACACTGGGGGGCTCGCCGTACCCGGGGGTTCCTGTGGAGGAATTGTTCAAGCTGCTGAAGGAGGGCCACCGCATGGACAAGCCCTCCACCTGCACCCATGAACT ATACATGATGATGAGGGACTGCTGGCATGCTGTTCCCTCTCACCGGCCCACGTTCAAACAGCTGGTGGAAGACCTGGACCGCACCCTGGCCATGACGTCCAACCAG gagTACTTGGAGCTGTCTGTGCCTCTGGACCAGTATTCCCCCAGCTACCCTGACACACGCAGCTCCACCTGCTCCTCGGGCGAGGACTCGGTCTTCTCCCACGATGCTGGTGCTGAGGAGCCCTGCCTGCCAAAGTTTCCTCCCCACTCCAACGGGGTGGCCATCAAGAAACGCTGA
- the LOC112248453 gene encoding fibroblast growth factor receptor 1-A-like isoform X4, producing MPQRSGWSSSHRVINSCSAPHRMLAVQSMLVVLAFLAQILPSQARPAIPDEVVSAPPVKIQAELYTLYPGDRLELKCSTESVNWTKDETLVVDGEHTRLRDGQLEIEGVEPADSGLYTCVAFGNHSSYFSVNVTVDILASSEDEEEEDESSSEEAKLSSSQKLLPMAPQWAQPEKMEKKLHAVPASKTVKFRCQASGNPTPTLKWFKNGKEFKRDQRIGGFKVREHMWTIIMESVVPSDKGNYTCVVENQHGSINHTYQLDVVERSPHRPILQAGLPANNTAVVGSDVEFECKVFSDPQPHIQWLKHIEVNGSRVGPDGLPYVRVLKHSGVNSSDTQVLTLYNVTEEESGEYICKVSNYIGEANQSAWLTVIRHEAQAVPPSPPPNQTYLEVLIYCVGFFLIAVMVAVAIILKMRSSSKKSDFSSQLAVHKLAKSIPLRRQVSVDSSSSLHSGVMLVRPSRLSSSGSPMLSGVSEYELPQDPRWELPRDRLVLGKPLGEGCFGQVVMGEAVGMDKEKPNRITKVAVKMLKSDATEKDLSDLISEMEMMKIIGKHKNIINLLGACTQDGPLYVIVEYASKGNLREYLRARRPPGMEYCYNPDQVPIENMSIKDLVSCAYQVARGMEYLSSKKVTSGSDSTYISTCIHRDLAARNVLVTEDNVMKIADFGLARDIHHIDYYKKTTNGRLPVKWMAPEALFDRIYTHQSDVWSFGVLLWEIFTLGGSPYPGVPVEELFKLLKEGHRMDKPSTCTHELYMMMRDCWHAVPSHRPTFKQLVEDLDRTLAMTSNQEYLELSVPLDQYSPSYPDTRSSTCSSGEDSVFSHDAGAEEPCLPKFPPHSNGVAIKKR from the exons TCGTCTCTGCACCACCTGTGAAAATCCAAGCGGAGCTTTACACCCTGTACCCTGGAGACCGACTGGAGCTGAAATGTAGCACTGAGTCAGTCAACTGGACCAAGGATGAGACATTGGTGGTGGATGGGGAGCACACACGTTTACGAGACGGCCAACTGGAGATCGAGGGAGTGGAGCCGGCTGACTCGGGCCTGTACACCTGCGTCGCCTTTGGCAACCACAGCTCCTACTTCTCTGTCAATGTCACAG TTGATATCCTGGCATCCTctgaagatgaagaagaggaggatgagtcTTCCTCAGAGGAGGCAAAGCTGTCTAGCAGTCAAAAGCTTTTGC CAATGGCCCCTCAGTGGGCTCAGCCAGAGAAGATGGAAAAAAAGTTGCATGCTGTCCCAGCCAGTAAGACTGTCAAGTTCCGCTGCCAGGCCAGTGGGAACCCTACCCCAACACTCAAGTGGTTCAAGAACGGCAAGGAGTTCAAGAGGGATCAGCGCATCGGGGGCTTCAAG GTTCGAGAACACATGTGGACCATAATCATGGAGTCTGTAGTGCCATCCGACAAGGGAAACTACACCTGTGTAGTAGAAAACCAACATGGAAGCATTAACCACACTTACCAGCTGGATGTTGTTG AGCGTTCCCCCCACAGACCCATCCTGCAGGCGGGACTGCCAGCCAATAACACTGCGGTGGTGGGCAGTGATGTGGAGTTTGAGTGTAAGGTGTTCAGCGACCCCCAGCCTCACATCCAGTGGCTGAAGCACATCGAGGTCAATGGAAGCCGCGTGGGCCCTGATGGCTTACCCTACGTCCGTGTCCTCAAG CACTCTGGGGTTAATAGCTCGGACACTCAGGTGTTGACCCTCTACAATGTCACTGAGGAGGAGAGCGGGGAGTATATATGTAAAGTGTCCAATTATATAGGCGAGGCCAATCAGTCAGCCTGGCTGACCGTCATCAGGCATGAGGCCCAAG CAGTCCCCCCTTCTCCACCACCCAACCAAACCTACCTGGAAGTGCTGATCTACTGTGTGGGCTTCTTCCTCATTGCTGTCATGGTGGCCGTGGCCATCATCTTAAAGATGCGCAGCTCGTCAAAGAAGAGTGACTTCAGCAGTCAGCTGGCTGTCCACAAGCTGGCTAAAAGCATCCCCCTGCGCAGACAG GTGTCAGTGGACTCTAGCTCCTCCCTCCACTCCGGGGTGATGTTGGTGCGGCCCTCCCGCCTCTCATCCAGCGGCTCTCCTATGCTGTCTGGGGTGTCTGAGTACGAGTTGCCCCAGGATCCACGCTGGGAGCTGCCCAGAGACCG ACTGGTGCTGGGGAAACCCTTGGGAGAAGGCTGCTTTGGCCAGGTGGTGATGGGAGAGGCTGTAGGGATGGACAAAGAGAAGCCAAACAGGATCACCAAAGTGGCTGTGAAGATGCTCAAAT CTGATGCTACAGAGAAAGACCTGTCAGATCTGATCTCTGAGATGGAGATGATGAAGATCATTGGGAAGCACAAGAACATCATTAACCTGCTGGGAGCCTGTACCCAGGATG gtcCTCTCTATGTTATTGTGGAGTATGCCTCCAAGGGAAACCTCCGGGAGTACCTGAGAGCTCGGCGTCCACCAGGCATGGAGTACTGCTACAACCCTGACCAGGTGCCCATAGAGAACATGTCTATCAAAGACCTGGTGTCCTGTGCCTACCAGGTGGCCCGCGGCATGGAGTACCTGTCCTCTAAGAAGGTAACATCAGGATCCGACTCTACGTACATCAGCACA TGTATCCACAGAGACCTGGCTGCCCGCAACGTACTGGTGACTGAGGACAATGTGATGAAGATCGCAGACTTTGGCCTGGCCAGAGATATCCACCATATTGATTACTATAAGAAGACCACCAAT GGTCGTTTGCCAGTCAAGTGGATGGCCCCAGAAGCTCTATTTGACCGGATATACACGCACCAAAGTGATGT ATGGTCTTTCGGGGTGCTGCTGTGGGAAATCTTCACACTGGGGGGCTCGCCGTACCCGGGGGTTCCTGTGGAGGAATTGTTCAAGCTGCTGAAGGAGGGCCACCGCATGGACAAGCCCTCCACCTGCACCCATGAACT ATACATGATGATGAGGGACTGCTGGCATGCTGTTCCCTCTCACCGGCCCACGTTCAAACAGCTGGTGGAAGACCTGGACCGCACCCTGGCCATGACGTCCAACCAG gagTACTTGGAGCTGTCTGTGCCTCTGGACCAGTATTCCCCCAGCTACCCTGACACACGCAGCTCCACCTGCTCCTCGGGCGAGGACTCGGTCTTCTCCCACGATGCTGGTGCTGAGGAGCCCTGCCTGCCAAAGTTTCCTCCCCACTCCAACGGGGTGGCCATCAAGAAACGCTGA
- the LOC112248453 gene encoding fibroblast growth factor receptor 1-A-like isoform X5, protein MPQRSGWSSSHRVINSCSAPHRMLAVQSMLVVLAFLAQILPSQARPAIPDEVVSAPPVKIQAELYTLYPGDRLELKCSTESVNWTKDETLVVDGEHTRLRDGQLEIEGVEPADSGLYTCVAFGNHSSYFSVNVTVDILASSEDEEEEDESSSEEAKLSSSQKLLPMAPQWAQPEKMEKKLHAVPASKTVKFRCQASGNPTPTLKWFKNGKEFKRDQRIGGFKVREHMWTIIMESVVPSDKGNYTCVVENQHGSINHTYQLDVVERSPHRPILQAGLPANNTAVVGSDVEFECKVFSDPQPHIQWLKHIEVNGSRVGPDGLPYVRVLKTAGLNTTDKEMEILQLRNVSFDDAGEYTCLAGNSIGLSHHSAWLSVVKVPPSPPPNQTYLEVLIYCVGFFLIAVMVAVAIILKMRSSSKKSDFSSQLAVHKLAKSIPLRRQVTVSVDSSSSLHSGVMLVRPSRLSSSGSPMLSGVSEYELPQDPRWELPRDRLVLGKPLGEGCFGQVVMGEAVGMDKEKPNRITKVAVKMLKSDATEKDLSDLISEMEMMKIIGKHKNIINLLGACTQDGPLYVIVEYASKGNLREYLRARRPPGMEYCYNPDQVPIENMSIKDLVSCAYQVARGMEYLSSKKVTSGSDSTYISTCIHRDLAARNVLVTEDNVMKIADFGLARDIHHIDYYKKTTNGRLPVKWMAPEALFDRIYTHQSDVWSFGVLLWEIFTLGGSPYPGVPVEELFKLLKEGHRMDKPSTCTHELYMMMRDCWHAVPSHRPTFKQLVEDLDRTLAMTSNQEYLELSVPLDQYSPSYPDTRSSTCSSGEDSVFSHDAGAEEPCLPKFPPHSNGVAIKKR, encoded by the exons TCGTCTCTGCACCACCTGTGAAAATCCAAGCGGAGCTTTACACCCTGTACCCTGGAGACCGACTGGAGCTGAAATGTAGCACTGAGTCAGTCAACTGGACCAAGGATGAGACATTGGTGGTGGATGGGGAGCACACACGTTTACGAGACGGCCAACTGGAGATCGAGGGAGTGGAGCCGGCTGACTCGGGCCTGTACACCTGCGTCGCCTTTGGCAACCACAGCTCCTACTTCTCTGTCAATGTCACAG TTGATATCCTGGCATCCTctgaagatgaagaagaggaggatgagtcTTCCTCAGAGGAGGCAAAGCTGTCTAGCAGTCAAAAGCTTTTGC CAATGGCCCCTCAGTGGGCTCAGCCAGAGAAGATGGAAAAAAAGTTGCATGCTGTCCCAGCCAGTAAGACTGTCAAGTTCCGCTGCCAGGCCAGTGGGAACCCTACCCCAACACTCAAGTGGTTCAAGAACGGCAAGGAGTTCAAGAGGGATCAGCGCATCGGGGGCTTCAAG GTTCGAGAACACATGTGGACCATAATCATGGAGTCTGTAGTGCCATCCGACAAGGGAAACTACACCTGTGTAGTAGAAAACCAACATGGAAGCATTAACCACACTTACCAGCTGGATGTTGTTG AGCGTTCCCCCCACAGACCCATCCTGCAGGCGGGACTGCCAGCCAATAACACTGCGGTGGTGGGCAGTGATGTGGAGTTTGAGTGTAAGGTGTTCAGCGACCCCCAGCCTCACATCCAGTGGCTGAAGCACATCGAGGTCAATGGAAGCCGCGTGGGCCCTGATGGCTTACCCTACGTCCGTGTCCTCAAG ACTGCTGGCCTTAACACCACGGACAAGGAAATGGAAATCCTCCAACTGAGGAATGTGTCTTTTGATGACGCTGGGGAGTATACCTGCTTGGCGGGCAATTCTATCGGGTTATCTCATCACTCTGCATGGTTGTCCGTTGTTAAAG TCCCCCCTTCTCCACCACCCAACCAAACCTACCTGGAAGTGCTGATCTACTGTGTGGGCTTCTTCCTCATTGCTGTCATGGTGGCCGTGGCCATCATCTTAAAGATGCGCAGCTCGTCAAAGAAGAGTGACTTCAGCAGTCAGCTGGCTGTCCACAAGCTGGCTAAAAGCATCCCCCTGCGCAGACAGGTAACA GTGTCAGTGGACTCTAGCTCCTCCCTCCACTCCGGGGTGATGTTGGTGCGGCCCTCCCGCCTCTCATCCAGCGGCTCTCCTATGCTGTCTGGGGTGTCTGAGTACGAGTTGCCCCAGGATCCACGCTGGGAGCTGCCCAGAGACCG ACTGGTGCTGGGGAAACCCTTGGGAGAAGGCTGCTTTGGCCAGGTGGTGATGGGAGAGGCTGTAGGGATGGACAAAGAGAAGCCAAACAGGATCACCAAAGTGGCTGTGAAGATGCTCAAAT CTGATGCTACAGAGAAAGACCTGTCAGATCTGATCTCTGAGATGGAGATGATGAAGATCATTGGGAAGCACAAGAACATCATTAACCTGCTGGGAGCCTGTACCCAGGATG gtcCTCTCTATGTTATTGTGGAGTATGCCTCCAAGGGAAACCTCCGGGAGTACCTGAGAGCTCGGCGTCCACCAGGCATGGAGTACTGCTACAACCCTGACCAGGTGCCCATAGAGAACATGTCTATCAAAGACCTGGTGTCCTGTGCCTACCAGGTGGCCCGCGGCATGGAGTACCTGTCCTCTAAGAAGGTAACATCAGGATCCGACTCTACGTACATCAGCACA TGTATCCACAGAGACCTGGCTGCCCGCAACGTACTGGTGACTGAGGACAATGTGATGAAGATCGCAGACTTTGGCCTGGCCAGAGATATCCACCATATTGATTACTATAAGAAGACCACCAAT GGTCGTTTGCCAGTCAAGTGGATGGCCCCAGAAGCTCTATTTGACCGGATATACACGCACCAAAGTGATGT ATGGTCTTTCGGGGTGCTGCTGTGGGAAATCTTCACACTGGGGGGCTCGCCGTACCCGGGGGTTCCTGTGGAGGAATTGTTCAAGCTGCTGAAGGAGGGCCACCGCATGGACAAGCCCTCCACCTGCACCCATGAACT ATACATGATGATGAGGGACTGCTGGCATGCTGTTCCCTCTCACCGGCCCACGTTCAAACAGCTGGTGGAAGACCTGGACCGCACCCTGGCCATGACGTCCAACCAG gagTACTTGGAGCTGTCTGTGCCTCTGGACCAGTATTCCCCCAGCTACCCTGACACACGCAGCTCCACCTGCTCCTCGGGCGAGGACTCGGTCTTCTCCCACGATGCTGGTGCTGAGGAGCCCTGCCTGCCAAAGTTTCCTCCCCACTCCAACGGGGTGGCCATCAAGAAACGCTGA